The following proteins come from a genomic window of Enterobacter chengduensis:
- a CDS encoding MFS transporter yields the protein MNISTQTLHADIPRQRWLRIIPPILIACIISYMDRVNIAFAMPGGMDEELGITATMAGLAGGIFFIGYLFLQVPGGKIAVHGSGKKFIGWSLVAWAAISVLTGLVTNQYQLLVLRFLLGVAEGGMLPVVLTMISNWFPDAERGRANAIVIMFVPIAGIITAPLSGWIITALDWRWLFIIEGLMSVVVLVLWAFTVYDRPQEARWISEAEKNYLVKTLAAEQQAIAGKEVKNASLSAVLSDKTMWQLIALNFFYQTGIYGYTLWLPTILKELTHTSIGQVGMLAILPYIGAIAGMFLFSTLSDRTGKRKLFVSLPLIGFALCMFLSVALKANTWLAYAALVGCGFFLQSAAGVFWTIPARLFSAEMAGGARGVINALGNLGGFCGPYAVGVLITLYSKDAGVYCLAVSLALASLLALLLPAKCDAGAEPNPTVNPHKRAA from the coding sequence ATGAATATTTCTACTCAAACTCTACATGCGGACATTCCGCGCCAGCGCTGGCTAAGAATCATTCCTCCTATTCTTATTGCCTGCATTATTTCATATATGGACCGCGTGAATATCGCGTTTGCGATGCCGGGGGGGATGGATGAAGAATTAGGGATTACCGCGACCATGGCAGGCCTCGCGGGCGGGATATTTTTTATCGGCTATCTGTTTCTGCAGGTTCCCGGCGGCAAGATTGCCGTGCACGGCAGCGGCAAGAAATTTATCGGCTGGTCGCTGGTCGCCTGGGCGGCGATATCGGTGCTCACGGGTCTTGTAACGAATCAGTACCAGCTGCTGGTGCTGCGCTTCTTACTCGGCGTGGCGGAAGGCGGGATGCTGCCCGTTGTGCTCACCATGATCAGCAACTGGTTCCCGGATGCCGAGCGCGGTCGCGCCAACGCGATTGTGATCATGTTCGTGCCCATCGCCGGGATCATCACCGCCCCGCTATCGGGCTGGATTATTACCGCACTCGACTGGCGCTGGCTGTTCATCATTGAAGGTCTGATGTCCGTCGTCGTGCTGGTGCTCTGGGCATTTACCGTTTACGACCGTCCGCAGGAAGCCCGCTGGATTTCAGAGGCCGAGAAAAACTATCTGGTGAAAACGCTGGCGGCTGAACAGCAGGCCATCGCCGGAAAAGAGGTGAAAAATGCCTCGCTCAGCGCCGTGCTGTCCGACAAAACCATGTGGCAGCTGATCGCCCTGAACTTCTTCTACCAGACCGGGATTTACGGCTACACCCTCTGGCTGCCCACCATTCTGAAGGAGCTGACGCACACCAGCATCGGCCAGGTGGGGATGCTCGCCATCCTGCCCTACATCGGCGCCATTGCGGGGATGTTCCTGTTCTCTACGCTTTCTGACCGCACCGGCAAGCGCAAGCTGTTTGTCTCCCTGCCGTTGATCGGTTTTGCGCTCTGCATGTTCCTCTCCGTGGCGCTAAAAGCAAACACCTGGCTGGCCTATGCCGCACTGGTGGGCTGTGGGTTCTTCCTGCAATCCGCCGCGGGCGTGTTCTGGACCATTCCAGCGCGTCTGTTCAGCGCAGAAATGGCGGGCGGCGCGCGCGGCGTGATCAACGCCCTCGGTAACCTCGGTGGCTTCTGCGGCCCGTATGCGGTTGGGGTATTGATCACCCTGTACAGCAAAGACGCGGGCGTTTACTGCCTGGCCGTTTCTCTGGCGCTGGCGTCGCTGCTGGCCCTGCTGTTACCGGCGAAGTGCGATGCCGGGGCAGAGCCTAACCCCACGGTAAATCCGCACAAGCGTGCGGCCTGA
- a CDS encoding helix-turn-helix domain-containing protein, translating into MLELSIALPIKVQNGGLFISRGVGRHPARKLTSWEIIFVEKGTLTIQEENTVFDVKAGESLLLWPGRRHVGVGDFPADLKFYWLHFEVEHHPPRLPNLAIEQHCRVRDAQYVISLFRQFLSEQEKLQRSVALEIILLLILQQISISSGYEDNADEAGAAMAWKAKQLIRTQFHLPLSTSQLAKALHCNADYLGRVFRRTFHLTLTEAIHRQRVRAAEKLLLDGSASLTEVATRCGFNDVGYFRQIFSKHTGLTPAVWKRRYCKEHINSG; encoded by the coding sequence ATGCTTGAATTATCCATAGCGCTTCCGATTAAGGTCCAAAATGGCGGGTTATTTATCTCCCGGGGCGTGGGCCGCCACCCTGCGCGAAAATTAACGTCTTGGGAGATTATTTTTGTCGAAAAAGGGACATTAACGATCCAGGAAGAAAATACGGTATTTGACGTGAAGGCGGGTGAGAGTTTGCTGCTTTGGCCTGGCAGGCGACATGTAGGCGTCGGCGACTTTCCTGCCGATCTTAAATTTTACTGGCTGCATTTTGAGGTTGAGCATCACCCGCCCCGATTACCCAATTTGGCAATAGAACAACATTGCCGAGTGAGGGATGCACAGTATGTGATTTCTCTTTTTCGCCAGTTCCTGAGTGAGCAGGAGAAATTACAGCGAAGCGTGGCGCTTGAAATCATTCTATTACTGATTTTGCAGCAAATTTCCATTTCATCAGGATATGAAGATAATGCTGATGAAGCCGGTGCGGCGATGGCGTGGAAGGCGAAGCAGCTTATTCGCACGCAGTTTCATTTACCCCTTTCGACGTCGCAGCTGGCAAAAGCGTTGCACTGCAATGCCGATTATCTCGGGCGCGTGTTTCGCCGGACGTTCCATTTAACCCTGACGGAGGCGATACATCGCCAGCGCGTCAGGGCAGCGGAAAAGCTGTTGCTGGATGGTTCTGCTTCGCTTACTGAAGTGGCAACCCGCTGCGGTTTTAATGACGTGGGGTATTTTCGGCAGATCTTTTCGAAGCATACCGGGCTAACGCCCGCCGTCTGGAAACGGCGGTACTGTAAAGAGCATATCAATTCCGGCTGA
- the araD gene encoding L-ribulose-5-phosphate 4-epimerase, with protein MLEQLKAEVLAANLALPAHQLVTFTWGNVSAVDRQSGMMVIKPSGVEYDVMAAEDMVVVNIATGQVVEGNKKPSSDTPTHLALYRRYPEIGGIVHTHSRHATIWSQAGLDLPAWGTTHADYFYGSIPCTRPMTAAEIAGEYEYQTGEVIIKTFEERDLSPMQIPAVLVHSHGPFAWGKDAADAVHNAVVLEECAYMGLFSRQLAPQLPVMQQELLDKHYLRKHGANAYYGQ; from the coding sequence ATGTTAGAACAGCTCAAAGCCGAGGTGCTGGCAGCAAACCTGGCGCTGCCCGCCCACCAGCTGGTGACCTTTACCTGGGGCAACGTCAGCGCCGTGGACCGCCAAAGCGGCATGATGGTGATTAAGCCCTCCGGCGTGGAGTACGACGTGATGGCGGCGGAGGATATGGTGGTGGTGAATATCGCCACGGGTCAGGTTGTCGAGGGTAATAAAAAGCCCTCTTCCGACACGCCCACCCATCTTGCGCTGTATCGCCGTTATCCGGAGATTGGCGGCATCGTGCATACCCACTCTCGCCACGCCACTATCTGGTCGCAGGCGGGGCTCGACCTACCCGCCTGGGGTACCACGCACGCGGACTATTTCTACGGGTCCATTCCCTGCACGCGCCCGATGACTGCGGCAGAGATTGCCGGGGAATACGAATACCAGACGGGTGAAGTTATCATCAAAACCTTCGAGGAGCGCGACTTAAGCCCAATGCAGATCCCGGCGGTGCTGGTCCACTCCCACGGCCCGTTCGCCTGGGGTAAAGACGCTGCCGATGCGGTCCACAATGCCGTCGTGCTGGAAGAGTGCGCCTATATGGGCCTGTTCTCGCGCCAGCTCGCGCCACAGCTTCCGGTTATGCAGCAGGAACTTCTCGACAAACATTATCTGCGTAAGCATGGAGCGAATGCCTATTACGGGCAGTAA
- the ulaD gene encoding 3-keto-L-gulonate-6-phosphate decarboxylase UlaD encodes MSRPLLQLALDHTSLQAAQRDVATLANCVDIVEAGTILCLTEGLNAVRALREQCPNKIIVADWKVADAGETLAEQAFGAGANWMTIICAAPLATVERGHEMALRCGGEIQMELFGSWTLDDARAWHRVGVKQAIYHRGRDAQASGQQWGEADLAKMKALSDIGLQLSITGGITPADLPLFKQINVKAFIAGRALAGAANPQQVAEAFHSNIRDIWGA; translated from the coding sequence ATGAGCCGACCATTACTGCAGCTGGCGCTCGACCATACCTCTCTTCAGGCCGCGCAGCGCGATGTCGCGACGCTCGCGAATTGCGTCGATATCGTCGAAGCGGGCACCATTTTGTGCCTGACCGAAGGGCTAAACGCCGTGCGCGCCCTGCGCGAGCAGTGCCCGAATAAAATCATCGTTGCGGACTGGAAGGTGGCCGACGCCGGAGAAACCCTGGCAGAGCAGGCGTTTGGCGCGGGTGCGAACTGGATGACCATCATCTGCGCCGCACCGCTGGCGACCGTTGAACGCGGCCACGAGATGGCCCTGCGCTGCGGGGGAGAAATCCAGATGGAGCTCTTCGGTAGCTGGACGCTGGACGATGCTCGCGCATGGCATCGCGTTGGCGTGAAGCAGGCCATTTATCACCGCGGGCGCGACGCGCAGGCGAGCGGCCAGCAGTGGGGCGAGGCGGATCTCGCAAAAATGAAAGCGCTCTCCGACATCGGTTTACAGCTTTCGATTACCGGCGGCATCACCCCCGCCGATCTGCCGCTCTTTAAGCAGATCAACGTTAAAGCCTTTATTGCCGGCCGCGCGCTCGCGGGTGCCGCCAATCCGCAGCAGGTGGCTGAGGCATTCCATTCGAACATTCGCGACATCTGGGGAGCGTAA
- a CDS encoding L-ribulose-5-phosphate 3-epimerase — protein MRQHPLGIYEKALPKDLSWPERLVLAKSCGFDFVEMSVDETDERLSRLDWSTAQRASLVEAMLETGVSIPSMCLSAHRRFPFGSRDETVRERAREIMTKAIRLARDLGIRTIQLAGYDVYYEEHDEGTQQRFAEGLAWAVEQAAAAQVMLAVEIMDTAFMNSISKWKKWDEMLASPWFSVYPDVGNLSAWGNDVTAELTLGIDRIAAIHLKDTQPVTAQSPGQFRDVPFGEGCVDFVGVFNTLNQLNYRGAFLIEMWTEKAKEPVLEIIQARRWIEARMQEGGMTC, from the coding sequence ATGCGTCAGCATCCGTTAGGGATTTATGAAAAAGCGCTGCCAAAAGATCTCTCCTGGCCGGAACGGCTGGTACTGGCGAAAAGCTGCGGGTTCGATTTTGTCGAGATGTCTGTCGATGAAACCGATGAACGATTATCGCGCCTCGACTGGAGCACCGCGCAGCGCGCCTCTCTGGTTGAAGCGATGCTGGAAACGGGGGTGTCTATCCCATCCATGTGCCTGTCTGCCCACCGTCGCTTCCCGTTTGGCAGCCGCGATGAAACCGTGCGCGAACGCGCCCGGGAGATCATGACCAAAGCCATCAGGCTGGCGCGTGACCTGGGCATTCGCACCATCCAGCTTGCCGGGTACGACGTTTATTACGAAGAGCATGACGAGGGAACGCAGCAGCGCTTTGCCGAAGGGCTGGCGTGGGCCGTGGAGCAGGCCGCCGCCGCACAGGTGATGCTGGCGGTGGAGATCATGGATACCGCGTTTATGAACTCCATCAGCAAATGGAAAAAATGGGACGAGATGCTCGCCTCGCCGTGGTTCAGCGTTTACCCGGACGTCGGCAACCTGAGCGCGTGGGGTAACGACGTCACCGCCGAGCTGACGCTGGGCATTGACCGCATTGCGGCGATTCACCTGAAAGATACCCAACCCGTTACCGCGCAAAGCCCCGGACAGTTTCGCGACGTGCCGTTTGGCGAAGGCTGCGTCGATTTTGTCGGCGTCTTTAACACCCTGAACCAACTGAACTATCGCGGCGCGTTTCTGATTGAAATGTGGACTGAAAAAGCAAAAGAGCCGGTGCTGGAGATTATCCAGGCGCGCCGCTGGATTGAAGCCCGTATGCAGGAAGGAGGCATGACATGTTAG
- a CDS encoding FGGY-family carbohydrate kinase, whose amino-acid sequence MSEKEPFWLGIDCGGTYLKAGLYNSQGKEVCIERRAVATLSPRAGYAERDMHHLWQHCHATLAALLKRSGINGNRIKGVGISAQGKGLFLLDKQNQPLGNAILSSDRRALEIVQRWQQDGIPEKLYPHTRQTLWTGHPASLLRWVKENEPQRYQQIGCVMMAHDYLRWCLTGVKGCEESNISESNLYNMNTGKYDPQLTRWLGIGEIDDALPPIVGSAEICGEITAQAATLTGLAAGTPVVGGLFDVVSTAVCAGLQDPHTLNAVMGTWAVTSGIADALRDNEPFPYVYGRYVYPQQYIVHEASPTSSGNLEWLTAQWGDMSFDEINRTVASQPKAGSDLFFLPFLYGSNAGLEMTSGFYGMQALHTRAHLLQAVYEGVVFSHMTHLNRMLERFTHVHALRVTGGPAHSDVWMQMLADVSGLAIELPQVEETGCSGAALAALVGTGVYTDFHAAQSALRHDIRVIAPDMRAHAAYQRKYHRYQLLISALQGYHARVKEYDL is encoded by the coding sequence ATGAGTGAAAAAGAGCCCTTCTGGCTGGGTATCGATTGTGGCGGTACTTATCTGAAAGCCGGTTTGTACAACAGCCAGGGCAAAGAAGTATGTATCGAACGTCGCGCCGTTGCCACGCTCAGCCCGCGAGCGGGCTACGCCGAGCGGGACATGCATCATCTGTGGCAGCACTGCCACGCAACCCTCGCCGCGCTGCTCAAGCGTTCAGGCATAAACGGCAACCGGATAAAAGGCGTGGGCATTTCTGCGCAAGGTAAAGGGCTGTTTCTACTTGATAAACAGAACCAACCGTTGGGCAACGCCATACTCTCCTCTGACCGCAGGGCGCTGGAAATTGTGCAGCGCTGGCAGCAGGACGGCATTCCCGAAAAGCTCTATCCGCATACGCGCCAGACCCTGTGGACCGGGCACCCGGCCTCGCTTCTGCGCTGGGTCAAAGAGAACGAACCGCAGCGGTACCAGCAGATTGGCTGCGTGATGATGGCGCACGACTATCTTCGCTGGTGCCTGACCGGCGTGAAAGGCTGCGAGGAGAGCAACATCTCCGAGTCCAACCTCTACAACATGAATACCGGGAAATACGACCCCCAGCTAACGCGCTGGCTCGGGATCGGCGAAATTGACGACGCCCTGCCGCCAATTGTCGGTTCAGCAGAAATTTGCGGGGAAATCACCGCTCAGGCAGCCACCCTTACCGGTCTCGCGGCGGGCACGCCCGTCGTGGGTGGACTGTTTGACGTGGTTTCCACCGCAGTCTGTGCCGGGCTGCAAGACCCACACACGCTGAACGCCGTGATGGGCACCTGGGCCGTCACCAGCGGGATCGCCGATGCGCTTCGCGACAACGAACCCTTCCCGTACGTCTATGGCCGCTACGTGTACCCGCAGCAGTATATCGTTCACGAAGCCAGCCCGACCTCGTCCGGCAACCTTGAATGGCTCACCGCGCAATGGGGCGACATGTCATTCGATGAGATCAACCGCACGGTTGCCAGCCAGCCGAAGGCCGGAAGCGACCTGTTCTTCCTGCCGTTCCTCTATGGCAGCAACGCCGGGCTGGAGATGACCAGCGGTTTCTATGGGATGCAGGCGCTACACACCCGCGCGCACCTGCTGCAGGCGGTGTATGAGGGCGTGGTGTTCAGCCACATGACCCACCTCAACCGCATGCTCGAACGCTTTACCCACGTTCATGCCCTGCGCGTGACCGGTGGCCCCGCCCATTCGGACGTGTGGATGCAAATGCTCGCGGACGTCAGCGGGCTGGCGATTGAACTGCCGCAGGTGGAAGAGACCGGCTGTTCCGGCGCGGCGCTGGCCGCCCTCGTCGGCACCGGCGTGTATACCGATTTCCATGCGGCGCAAAGCGCCCTCCGACACGACATTCGCGTCATTGCACCCGACATGCGCGCCCATGCGGCCTACCAGCGCAAATATCACCGCTACCAGTTACTGATTTCAGCACTTCAGGGCTACCACGCCCGAGTTAAGGAGTACGACCTATGA